A genomic window from Terrisporobacter glycolicus ATCC 14880 = DSM 1288 includes:
- a CDS encoding ABC transporter permease yields the protein MKTESLILSSVLIMVPIIISYKEKLELNRDIIVSMLRAVVQLLAVGYILDVIFGLDKLIYTVILVLVMIINAAINTKKKGFTIESQVLISFTSISVGTIITLGILISSKAIGYTPNEVIPVAGMIISNSMVAIGLSYRNLINNFKNNSIAVEVKLSLGASIKEASDEIIRESIKISIMPTIDSAKTLGIVSLPGMMTGLILAGASPLVAVKFQIMVTFMILSSSSIATIMATYLSYKKFFNKRKQLKQIVA from the coding sequence ATGAAAACAGAATCGTTAATTTTGTCGTCAGTATTAATAATGGTTCCTATTATAATTTCATATAAAGAAAAATTAGAATTAAATAGAGATATTATAGTTAGTATGTTAAGAGCAGTAGTTCAATTATTAGCAGTTGGATATATATTAGACGTTATATTTGGACTAGATAAATTAATTTATACAGTCATATTAGTTTTAGTAATGATTATTAATGCGGCAATTAATACAAAGAAAAAAGGATTTACTATAGAAAGTCAAGTTTTAATATCATTTACATCTATTAGTGTGGGAACAATCATAACTTTAGGTATTTTAATTAGTTCAAAAGCTATAGGTTATACACCAAATGAAGTAATACCAGTAGCTGGAATGATAATAAGTAATTCTATGGTTGCAATAGGTTTAAGCTATAGAAATTTGATTAATAATTTCAAAAATAATTCAATAGCAGTTGAAGTTAAGTTATCTTTAGGGGCAAGCATAAAAGAAGCATCTGATGAAATAATTAGAGAAAGTATTAAAATATCAATAATGCCTACAATTGATTCAGCTAAAACTTTAGGAATAGTATCATTACCAGGAATGATGACAGGATTAATATTAGCAGGGGCATCTCCATTAGTCGCAGTTAAGTTTCAAATTATGGTTACGTTTATGATTTTATCGTCGTCATCAATAGCTACTATTATGGCAACATACTTGAGTTATAAAAAATTCTTTAATAAAAGAAAACAACTAAAGCAAATAGTGGCCTAA
- a CDS encoding ABC transporter ATP-binding protein — MKIIELKDLYYKDKENVILDGVTIDINKGDCISIVGESGSGKSTLLKICADLIEVKEGNIKLKGKDYSFYEATDLRKKISYSIQIPYLFGKTVYDNLEFPFKIRNKEVDSEKIISLLKRFNLEADILNKNINLLSGGEKQRISFIRNIIFTPEVLLLDEITSALDYDNTNLIQGYVEELNNQGVTILWVTHSKKQSETIFNKRVTISKGKIEKVEEFN, encoded by the coding sequence TTGAAAATAATAGAATTGAAAGATTTATATTATAAAGATAAAGAAAATGTTATTTTGGACGGAGTTACAATAGATATAAACAAAGGTGATTGCATATCTATTGTGGGTGAATCAGGAAGTGGAAAAAGTACTCTATTGAAAATATGTGCAGACTTAATAGAAGTAAAAGAAGGAAATATTAAATTAAAAGGTAAAGACTACTCCTTTTATGAAGCAACTGATTTAAGGAAAAAAATTAGCTATTCTATCCAAATACCATATTTATTTGGTAAGACGGTTTATGATAATCTAGAGTTTCCTTTTAAAATAAGAAATAAAGAAGTAGATAGTGAAAAAATTATAAGTTTGTTAAAGAGATTTAATTTGGAAGCTGATATATTAAATAAAAATATAAACTTATTATCAGGAGGAGAGAAGCAAAGAATATCTTTTATAAGAAATATAATTTTTACTCCAGAAGTATTATTGTTAGATGAAATAACATCTGCCTTAGACTATGACAATACAAATCTTATACAAGGTTATGTAGAAGAATTAAATAATCAAGGAGTAACGATATTATGGGTTACTCATAGCAAGAAACAAAGTGAAACTATATTTAATAAAAGAGTCACAATATCAAAAGGAAAAATTGAAAAAGTGGAGGAATTTAATTAA
- a CDS encoding PadR family transcriptional regulator, with the protein MKDQIIRKIFNGFIYIHILHHGQEDWFYGSWMIEELKEHGYNVSPGTLYPILKSMVDEDYLIKEEKNVNGKIRKYYRSTEKGRHLLKELKHNLKELVDEVL; encoded by the coding sequence TTGAAGGATCAAATAATAAGAAAAATTTTCAATGGATTTATATATATTCATATACTGCATCATGGCCAAGAAGACTGGTTTTATGGAAGTTGGATGATTGAAGAGTTAAAAGAACATGGATACAATGTAAGTCCAGGAACCTTGTACCCAATATTAAAATCTATGGTAGATGAGGATTATTTAATTAAGGAAGAAAAGAATGTTAATGGTAAAATAAGAAAATACTATAGAAGTACTGAGAAAGGTAGACATTTATTAAAAGAATTGAAACATAATTTAAAAGAATTAGTAGATGAAGTTTTGTAA
- a CDS encoding tRNA 2-thiocytidine(32) synthetase TtcA produces the protein MQKLLSKTRQAIKDFNMIEENDKIAIGLSGGKDSLALLHILKSYQRFSPEKFELIAITLNPGGVDNSPLHKLCKDLSIPYHEIQTDIKEIVFDIRKEKNPCSLCANLRRGALNDTAKKLGCNKVALGHHRDDAIETFLMSILYEGRVSCFSPKTHMDRQDLTIIRPMIYVEEYMTKKVAKDYNYPIIENPCPVDGKTNRQNIKELVSKLNNHMPGSKKNLFGALNNADNFFIWDKEKIK, from the coding sequence ATGCAAAAATTACTTAGCAAAACCCGCCAAGCAATTAAAGATTTTAACATGATAGAAGAAAATGACAAAATAGCAATTGGTTTATCTGGAGGAAAAGATAGTCTAGCACTACTTCATATATTGAAAAGCTACCAAAGATTTTCACCTGAAAAGTTTGAGTTAATAGCCATAACATTAAATCCAGGAGGGGTAGATAATTCTCCTTTACATAAATTATGCAAAGATTTATCTATACCTTATCATGAAATTCAAACAGATATAAAAGAAATTGTATTTGATATTAGAAAAGAGAAAAACCCTTGCTCATTATGTGCAAACTTAAGACGTGGTGCCCTTAACGATACTGCAAAAAAATTGGGTTGCAACAAAGTTGCATTAGGACATCACCGAGATGATGCTATAGAGACTTTCTTAATGTCTATTCTTTATGAAGGTAGAGTAAGTTGTTTCTCTCCTAAAACACATATGGATAGACAAGACTTAACTATAATCAGACCTATGATTTATGTTGAAGAATATATGACTAAAAAAGTGGCTAAGGATTATAATTATCCAATTATAGAAAATCCTTGCCCAGTTGATGGAAAGACTAATAGACAAAATATAAAAGAGCTTGTGTCTAAGTTAAATAACCATATGCCTGGTTCTAAAAAAAATCTTTTTGGTGCTCTAAATAATGCAGATAACTTCTTTATCTGGGATAAAGAAAAAATTAAATAG
- a CDS encoding heme oxygenase (biliverdin-producing), translated as MDLITKIRRNTGALHSAAEHSGILKRIVDGEALVDSYVEYLFNLSAMYKAIEETIENNKDNEVVKEFSTPELYRYKLIEKDLEYFSDQNPNKYELLASTVAFVERIKEIGNTNPELIVAYAYTRFIADLFGGRTFVSLLGVNYKVPSEGLNYYNCDGIKNIRSYVMNYATKINNIKLSSELEDNLIVEVSNAYIYNLAISQELEAKLYMN; from the coding sequence ATGGATTTAATAACTAAAATAAGAAGAAATACAGGTGCTTTACATAGTGCTGCAGAACATTCAGGAATTTTAAAAAGAATAGTAGATGGAGAGGCATTAGTAGATAGTTATGTAGAATACCTATTCAACCTTAGTGCTATGTATAAAGCAATAGAAGAAACTATAGAAAATAATAAGGATAATGAGGTTGTTAAAGAGTTTTCAACACCAGAATTATATAGATATAAATTAATAGAAAAAGATTTGGAATATTTTTCAGATCAAAATCCAAACAAATATGAATTATTAGCCTCAACAGTTGCCTTTGTAGAAAGAATAAAAGAAATAGGCAATACAAATCCGGAACTAATAGTAGCTTATGCATATACTAGATTTATAGCAGATTTGTTTGGCGGAAGAACATTTGTATCTTTGTTAGGCGTTAATTATAAAGTTCCATCAGAAGGGTTAAATTATTATAATTGTGACGGAATAAAAAATATAAGATCTTATGTTATGAACTATGCTACAAAAATAAATAACATAAAATTATCTTCTGAATTAGAAGATAATTTAATAGTAGAAGTAAGCAATGCTTATATATATAATTTAGCAATATCTCAAGAGTTAGAAGCTAAGTTATATATGAATTAG
- a CDS encoding acetate uptake transporter, with protein sequence MTNETKVKVVTADPSALGLFGLAIITLVASSQKLGLTSGVSLVLPWAIFLGATAQLFACINDFKHNNTFGATAFGAYAFFWYAVGFTWLIQNGVFGPELAAACDTKQLGFAYLGYLIFTLFMTIGAMETHKVLFTIFVLIDFLFIGLSLSSFGIMEHATHMLAAYSELLIAIVSFYGCGAAVLNTHFGRTFLPVGKPFGIFKK encoded by the coding sequence ATGACAAATGAAACAAAAGTTAAAGTTGTAACTGCTGACCCTTCAGCATTAGGACTTTTTGGATTAGCAATAATAACATTAGTAGCTTCATCTCAAAAATTAGGATTAACTTCAGGAGTATCTTTAGTTTTACCATGGGCTATATTCTTAGGAGCTACAGCTCAATTATTTGCATGTATAAATGATTTCAAACATAACAATACATTTGGTGCTACTGCATTCGGTGCTTACGCATTCTTCTGGTATGCAGTTGGATTTACTTGGTTAATACAAAACGGAGTATTTGGTCCTGAATTAGCAGCTGCTTGTGATACAAAACAATTAGGGTTTGCTTACTTAGGATACTTAATTTTCACATTATTTATGACTATAGGTGCTATGGAAACTCATAAAGTATTATTCACTATATTTGTTCTTATAGATTTCTTATTTATAGGATTATCTTTAAGCTCATTCGGAATAATGGAACATGCTACTCATATGTTAGCTGCTTATTCTGAATTATTAATAGCAATAGTATCATTCTATGGTTGTGGTGCAGCTGTTTTAAACACTCACTTTGGAAGAACTTTCTTACCAGTTGGTAAACCATTTGGTATATTCAAAAAATAA
- a CDS encoding MerR family transcriptional regulator, whose protein sequence is MSKLFSIGEVSKIKEITIKALRYYHKMGILIPKYIDEDSGYRYYSIDQFVYIDIIKGCRSLGTSIKELQDIFQECDTDKLLKFLEVKREEAEKNIKKMSEVIENIDMLKESINSSKEILNENEISIKYFEPRYIIVLPCKEAGCLKELLYYSDLEKLIIEKKVKVSVQRGIIYNVNSSRDVEVKYVFNGIERNENIREDESIKLLPEGNYLTIVYNKNNEKECMKKLYDYIEENKIKVNRIIEFDLFNDIFNTKTYSSQIQIFLSDNNEFKK, encoded by the coding sequence ATGTCAAAATTATTTTCTATAGGAGAAGTGTCTAAAATTAAAGAAATTACAATAAAAGCTTTAAGATATTATCATAAAATGGGCATTCTTATTCCAAAATATATTGATGAGGACTCAGGATATAGATACTATTCTATAGATCAATTTGTCTATATAGATATTATAAAAGGATGTAGATCACTAGGCACTAGTATAAAAGAGCTTCAAGATATTTTTCAAGAATGTGATACTGATAAATTACTTAAATTTTTAGAAGTAAAGAGAGAAGAAGCTGAAAAAAATATAAAAAAAATGAGCGAAGTAATTGAAAATATTGATATGCTAAAAGAAAGTATAAATTCATCTAAAGAAATACTAAATGAAAATGAAATATCCATTAAATATTTTGAGCCACGCTATATAATTGTTTTACCATGTAAAGAAGCAGGATGTTTAAAGGAATTACTTTATTATTCTGATTTAGAAAAATTGATAATAGAGAAAAAGGTTAAAGTTTCTGTACAAAGAGGAATCATATACAATGTTAACTCTAGTAGAGATGTAGAGGTCAAATATGTATTTAATGGAATTGAAAGAAATGAAAATATAAGAGAAGATGAAAGTATAAAGCTATTGCCTGAAGGTAACTATTTAACTATAGTTTATAATAAGAATAATGAAAAAGAATGTATGAAAAAACTTTACGATTATATAGAAGAAAACAAAATAAAAGTTAATAGAATTATAGAGTTTGACTTATTTAATGATATTTTTAATACGAAGACTTATAGTTCTCAAATTCAGATCTTTTTAAGCGATAATAATGAATTTAAAAAGTAA
- a CDS encoding GNAT family N-acetyltransferase → MNKIIYRNIVKSDYETIKKLIGEAFGFSDFIKDKQLLDIVLSGYLQECLLDSSFSKVAQKDDKVIGFILGSAKNDKTRISNSIDSLEFDNNTIELLMNIKENQILFKEFSKIPATYKEIIKGKEDQFQGCIQLFVVSKESRGLGVGKTLVKYLSDYMNSMDVKSLYLFTDSRCNYGFYDSQNFKKLNEKEVNFNYVNNKLDVFLYGYDF, encoded by the coding sequence ATGAACAAAATAATATACAGAAACATAGTTAAATCAGATTATGAAACTATTAAGAAATTAATTGGAGAAGCATTTGGCTTTTCAGATTTTATTAAAGATAAGCAATTACTAGATATTGTATTAAGCGGATATCTTCAAGAATGTCTTTTAGACAGTTCATTTAGTAAAGTTGCTCAAAAGGATGATAAGGTAATTGGTTTTATTTTAGGCAGTGCGAAAAATGATAAAACTCGTATAAGTAATTCAATTGATTCCTTAGAATTTGACAATAATACAATTGAATTATTGATGAATATTAAAGAAAATCAAATTTTATTTAAAGAGTTTTCAAAAATTCCAGCTACGTACAAAGAAATTATAAAAGGAAAAGAAGATCAATTCCAAGGGTGTATTCAGTTATTCGTTGTATCTAAGGAGTCTCGAGGCCTTGGCGTTGGAAAAACTTTGGTCAAGTATTTATCTGATTATATGAATAGTATGGATGTAAAGTCTTTATATCTGTTTACAGATAGTAGATGCAACTATGGATTTTATGACAGTCAAAATTTCAAAAAATTAAATGAAAAAGAAGTAAACTTTAATTATGTAAATAATAAATTGGATGTATTTTTATATGGTTATGACTTTTAA
- the rlmH gene encoding 23S rRNA (pseudouridine(1915)-N(3))-methyltransferase RlmH: MRISIVCVGKIKEKYLKLGIDEFSKRLSKYCKLEVIELDDEKAPENLSDKEMLMIKDKEGKKILSKIKDNAHVIALAIDGKNLSSEELADTIDNLGVRGTSHIVFVIGGSLGLSDEVLRRANYKLSFSKMTFPHQLMRLILLEQIYRAYRINNGEPYHK; this comes from the coding sequence ATGCGTATCAGTATAGTTTGTGTAGGAAAAATAAAAGAAAAATATTTAAAATTGGGAATAGATGAATTTTCAAAAAGATTATCTAAATATTGCAAGTTAGAAGTAATAGAACTAGATGATGAGAAAGCTCCTGAAAATTTAAGCGATAAAGAAATGCTTATGATTAAAGATAAAGAAGGAAAGAAGATACTAAGTAAAATAAAGGATAATGCTCATGTTATAGCTCTTGCTATAGATGGAAAGAACTTATCATCTGAAGAATTGGCAGATACAATTGATAATTTAGGTGTTAGAGGAACTAGTCATATAGTATTTGTTATAGGTGGGTCTTTAGGACTTTCTGATGAAGTTTTAAGAAGAGCTAATTATAAGTTGTCTTTCTCCAAGATGACATTTCCTCATCAGCTTATGAGATTAATATTATTGGAGCAAATTTACAGAGCTTATAGAATAAATAATGGAGAACCGTACCACAAGTAA
- a CDS encoding MBL fold metallo-hydrolase: MLKYCSIGSGSSGNCHFVSYKDTNILIDAGLSGKRIMTGLNEINADIEKIKGIFITHEHSDHIKGAGILSRKLDIPIFANVKTWCAMKDKLGNIKEDNMKVFENDKTYSIGDLGIKPFSIPHDSSDAVGYNLLSEQEKMSIATDIGCVTDNIRQNLYDSKLVVLESNYDPNMLMMGSYTYSLKRRVMSDCGHLSNEEAAKFCVDLINNNAQSILLAHLSKENNFPDLAFATSKNVLSNNDMIIGQDLNLEVLSRDKVSKVFEL, from the coding sequence ATGTTAAAGTATTGTTCTATAGGAAGTGGAAGTAGTGGAAATTGTCACTTTGTTAGTTACAAGGATACCAATATATTAATAGATGCAGGCCTTAGTGGTAAAAGAATAATGACAGGCTTAAATGAGATAAATGCTGATATAGAAAAAATAAAGGGCATATTTATAACACATGAGCATTCTGACCATATAAAAGGAGCAGGAATATTATCGAGAAAATTGGACATACCTATTTTTGCAAATGTAAAAACATGGTGTGCCATGAAAGATAAATTAGGAAACATAAAAGAAGACAATATGAAAGTATTTGAAAATGATAAAACATACAGTATAGGGGATTTAGGAATTAAGCCTTTTTCCATACCACACGATTCAAGTGATGCAGTAGGATATAATTTACTTTCAGAACAAGAAAAAATGTCAATTGCTACGGATATAGGATGTGTAACAGACAACATTAGACAAAATTTATATGACTCAAAACTTGTAGTGTTAGAATCTAATTATGATCCAAATATGTTAATGATGGGAAGCTATACGTATAGTTTAAAAAGAAGGGTAATGTCTGATTGTGGACATTTATCAAACGAAGAAGCAGCTAAGTTTTGTGTAGATTTAATTAATAATAATGCACAATCTATATTATTAGCTCATTTAAGTAAGGAAAATAATTTTCCAGACTTGGCCTTTGCTACGTCTAAGAATGTACTATCGAATAATGACATGATAATAGGACAAGATTTAAATTTAGAAGTTTTATCAAGGGATAAAGTTTCAAAGGTTTTTGAACTGTAA
- a CDS encoding M1 family metallopeptidase, translated as MVIKFDKKRRRLFVVILALLIIIGGSIRTFILTNQRETFTLKDEKNKNEYTIDVIYDDETNRILCNETLVYINNTKTTLDKIYLHIYPNAFCQEESTPFEDSEMSRAYPNGFNEGYIDLKNVLSEKEKLKYEVTGDKNDILEVKLDKLLKAGEVVKIDLKYNVKLPNCLGRFGYGDNTVNVTNWFPIACVYDDKGWNLKSYETVGDPFYSDTSNFKVQILAPSKYKLATTGKVAEKKTDNEKILYTIDGKMVRDFAFILSDKFIVNKANYKDIVINTYNLNEDMSKEALDISKSSIEIFSNLFGDYPYDTYSVVASDFFIGGMEYPMLSMIDEGLYNRENKFLLEYVIAHETAHQWWYSVIGNDEINEPWLDEALTEYSTILYFEQKYGKETGDKLIKTMEVQTRNYKTADIFKATTDYKDSSEYSLSVYTKGAVVFNEIRKEVGDEVFFNTLKEYYNTYKFKNVNGPQFVDLWKSKGVDIEKIIKECK; from the coding sequence TTGGTTATTAAATTCGATAAAAAGAGAAGGAGATTATTTGTTGTAATCTTAGCTCTTCTAATCATTATAGGGGGAAGTATACGCACATTTATACTTACTAATCAAAGAGAAACTTTTACACTTAAAGATGAAAAAAACAAAAACGAATATACTATAGATGTAATATATGATGATGAAACTAATCGTATTTTATGCAACGAAACTTTAGTTTATATAAATAATACGAAAACTACACTAGATAAAATTTACCTACATATTTATCCAAATGCTTTTTGCCAAGAAGAATCAACTCCTTTTGAAGACTCAGAAATGAGCAGAGCTTATCCAAATGGATTTAACGAAGGATATATAGATCTTAAAAATGTATTAAGTGAGAAGGAAAAATTAAAGTATGAAGTAACAGGAGATAAAAATGATATTCTAGAGGTCAAATTAGATAAATTATTAAAAGCTGGTGAAGTAGTAAAAATAGACTTAAAATATAATGTAAAATTACCTAATTGCCTTGGAAGATTTGGTTATGGTGACAATACAGTAAATGTAACAAACTGGTTTCCTATAGCATGTGTTTATGATGATAAAGGATGGAATCTAAAAAGTTATGAAACTGTAGGAGATCCATTTTATAGTGATACTAGCAATTTTAAAGTGCAAATATTAGCCCCATCAAAATATAAGTTAGCAACTACAGGAAAAGTAGCAGAAAAGAAAACAGACAATGAGAAAATACTATACACCATAGATGGTAAGATGGTTAGAGATTTTGCTTTTATTTTAAGTGACAAATTTATAGTTAATAAGGCTAATTATAAGGATATTGTGATAAATACATATAATTTAAATGAGGATATGAGTAAAGAAGCTTTGGACATATCTAAGTCATCCATAGAGATTTTTAGCAATTTATTTGGTGACTATCCATATGATACATATTCAGTAGTAGCTAGTGACTTCTTTATTGGAGGAATGGAATATCCTATGTTATCTATGATAGATGAAGGTCTATACAATAGAGAAAATAAATTTTTATTAGAGTATGTAATAGCTCATGAAACTGCCCATCAATGGTGGTACAGTGTTATAGGAAATGATGAGATTAATGAACCTTGGCTAGATGAAGCATTGACGGAATATTCAACTATACTTTATTTTGAACAAAAGTATGGAAAAGAAACAGGAGACAAATTGATAAAAACTATGGAAGTTCAAACGAGAAACTATAAAACAGCTGATATATTCAAAGCTACAACAGATTATAAAGATTCATCAGAATATAGTCTAAGCGTTTACACAAAAGGAGCAGTAGTTTTCAATGAAATAAGAAAAGAAGTTGGAGATGAAGTATTTTTTAATACTTTAAAAGAATACTATAATACATATAAATTTAAAAATGTAAATGGACCTCAATTTGTTGATCTTTGGAAGAGTAAAGGTGTGGATATTGAAAAAATTATAAAGGAATGTAAATAA
- a CDS encoding DnaD domain protein produces MFFYKEENDIDFGETTIPNIFIDIYMPMGDGLYTKVYLLAYRQVCSSIPDPKFDNSSIARILEIPLSDVINAWKFWEKQNIVKMHKNDSPDAFDYSIEFLDLKRLYVENLQINTPSIKSNSDRIVSAGHNPSITKMFNSINRIIGRFLDPSEKLRILDIREKFNVNPNVIVYAYEISKQKNNGTPKNLNYIEGILRNWYDLGLYTIEDIENNVIEDKKRYDIHRLIFKSLGFNRNPGSEEKRIMDTWIDKYNMDIEVILEACSKSKNTPNPSISYINGIIERYKKNNVKTLDDIEKLEEEFNQKKQHRKNTTSSNNSIPKVKTRFHNINETFRNYSPEELEKLLKESQKGKF; encoded by the coding sequence ATGTTTTTTTATAAAGAAGAAAATGATATAGATTTTGGTGAGACAACCATCCCAAATATCTTCATAGATATATATATGCCTATGGGTGATGGATTATACACAAAGGTATATCTTTTGGCGTATAGACAAGTGTGTTCTTCAATTCCAGATCCTAAATTTGATAACAGTTCTATTGCTAGAATTTTAGAAATTCCCTTGTCAGATGTTATTAATGCATGGAAATTCTGGGAGAAGCAAAACATAGTAAAAATGCACAAAAACGATAGTCCGGATGCTTTTGATTATTCAATTGAATTTTTAGATTTAAAAAGGCTCTATGTTGAAAATCTACAAATTAATACACCTTCTATTAAATCTAATAGTGATAGAATAGTTTCTGCTGGACATAATCCAAGCATAACTAAAATGTTTAATAGTATAAATCGTATAATAGGAAGATTTCTTGATCCTTCAGAAAAATTAAGGATACTAGACATTAGAGAAAAATTTAATGTTAATCCTAATGTTATTGTTTATGCTTATGAAATTTCAAAGCAAAAAAATAATGGTACACCTAAGAATCTAAATTATATTGAGGGTATACTTAGGAACTGGTACGACTTAGGGCTTTATACTATTGAAGATATTGAAAATAATGTAATAGAAGATAAGAAGCGTTATGATATTCATAGGCTTATTTTTAAATCACTTGGTTTTAATAGAAATCCTGGATCAGAAGAAAAAAGAATTATGGATACATGGATTGATAAGTACAATATGGATATAGAAGTTATACTAGAAGCTTGTAGCAAGTCCAAAAATACACCGAATCCTTCTATATCTTATATAAATGGTATAATTGAAAGATATAAAAAGAATAATGTTAAAACTTTAGATGATATAGAAAAATTAGAAGAGGAATTTAATCAAAAAAAACAACATCGAAAAAATACAACTTCAAGTAATAACTCTATTCCTAAAGTTAAAACAAGATTCCATAATATCAACGAAACATTTAGAAACTACAGCCCTGAGGAATTAGAAAAACTTCTAAAAGAAAGTCAAAAGGGTAAATTTTAA
- a CDS encoding ATP-binding protein → MQESKLRDILTSYERKRDKADRLLEQRKSDVYKQIPKVKQIEDEISKVGLDMMKLVLKNPSNKEILILEAKEKIQALTSQKQTLLDSCNVPKGYLDIQYECSMCKDRGFLSNGKKCNCLKQAIINESYKMSNLSRMLDKQNQCTYDDSIFSEEVDPSTGVSPRQNMQLILSDCDEFIYDFDKDNDKNLLFYGDTGLGKTFMSSYIAKELLDKGYLVIYQTAFKMFEIIEEYKFRNSDHHLSRDDYENLFECDLLIIDDLGTELTNSFTISELFIILNTRLLNGKKTIISTNLNPAQLGELYSQRIFSRIFDKFKMIKFVGADLRWQNKISNLNK, encoded by the coding sequence ATGCAGGAATCAAAATTAAGAGATATTCTTACTAGTTACGAGAGAAAAAGAGATAAAGCAGATAGACTACTAGAACAAAGGAAAAGTGATGTTTATAAACAAATTCCTAAAGTTAAACAAATAGAAGATGAAATTAGCAAAGTTGGATTAGATATGATGAAACTTGTTCTTAAAAATCCATCAAATAAGGAAATTCTCATATTAGAAGCAAAGGAAAAAATCCAGGCTTTAACTAGCCAAAAACAAACCTTATTAGATAGTTGTAATGTTCCTAAGGGGTATCTTGATATTCAATACGAATGTAGTATGTGTAAAGATAGAGGATTTCTTTCAAACGGCAAGAAATGCAATTGTTTAAAACAAGCAATTATTAATGAGTCTTACAAGATGTCTAATTTATCTAGAATGTTGGATAAACAAAATCAGTGTACATATGATGACAGTATTTTTTCAGAAGAAGTCGATCCTAGCACTGGTGTTTCTCCTAGACAAAACATGCAACTAATATTATCTGATTGTGATGAGTTTATTTATGATTTTGACAAGGATAATGATAAAAACTTATTGTTCTATGGAGATACAGGACTTGGCAAAACATTTATGTCTAGCTATATTGCCAAGGAACTTCTTGATAAAGGATATTTAGTGATATATCAAACGGCCTTTAAAATGTTTGAAATCATAGAGGAATATAAATTTAGAAATTCAGATCATCATTTATCAAGAGATGATTATGAAAATTTATTTGAATGTGACCTTCTAATAATAGATGATTTAGGTACGGAGCTTACTAATTCATTTACTATTAGTGAATTATTCATAATTCTAAATACTCGTTTATTAAATGGGAAAAAAACTATTATTTCTACTAATCTTAATCCTGCACAACTTGGTGAACTTTATTCTCAAAGAATTTTTTCACGTATTTTTGATAAATTCAAAATGATTAAATTTGTTGGCGCTGATTTAAGATGGCAAAATAAAATATCTAATTTAAATAAATAA